The Rhodobacter sp. CZR27 genome includes a window with the following:
- a CDS encoding pyridoxal phosphate-dependent aminotransferase, translating to MTGPRYTPLVQRLPATVPFVGPETQERARGRAFRARLGANESLFGPSPRAVAAMTLAASEVWMYGDPEIHDLRAAIAARHRVAQANVTVGEGIDGLLGSLVRLLVAEGDPVVTSEGAYPTFAFHVEGFGGRLHKVPYRGDHEDPEALVAAAREVGAKLVYLANPDNPMGSHHPAAVIRAMIDALPEGTLLALDEAYVELAPEGTAPQIDPEDPRVIRFRTFSKGYGMAGLRVGYAIGAASLVAAFDKVRNHFGVGRIAQAGALAALLDEAWLEQVRVEVALSRDELSRIARTCGLRPLPSATNFVTIDCGRDGAHAREVLKALIARDIFVRMPFVAPHDRCIRVSCGRAEEMAAFEAALPEALAAVRA from the coding sequence ATGACCGGACCCCGCTACACCCCGCTTGTCCAACGCCTGCCCGCCACCGTCCCCTTCGTCGGACCCGAGACGCAGGAGCGGGCGCGGGGCAGGGCGTTCCGTGCCCGGCTGGGCGCGAACGAAAGCCTCTTCGGCCCTTCGCCGAGGGCGGTCGCCGCGATGACGCTCGCCGCCTCCGAGGTCTGGATGTATGGCGATCCCGAGATCCACGATCTGCGCGCGGCCATCGCCGCCCGGCACCGCGTCGCACAGGCCAATGTGACGGTGGGCGAGGGGATCGACGGCCTGCTCGGCTCGCTCGTGCGGCTGCTGGTGGCCGAGGGCGACCCGGTGGTGACCTCCGAGGGCGCCTATCCGACCTTCGCCTTTCATGTCGAGGGCTTCGGCGGACGGCTCCACAAGGTGCCCTATCGCGGGGATCACGAGGATCCCGAGGCGCTGGTCGCCGCCGCGCGCGAGGTCGGCGCGAAGCTGGTCTATCTTGCCAATCCCGACAATCCGATGGGGTCCCACCATCCGGCCGCAGTCATCCGCGCGATGATCGACGCCCTGCCCGAGGGCACGCTGCTGGCGCTGGACGAAGCCTATGTGGAACTTGCGCCCGAAGGGACGGCGCCGCAGATCGACCCCGAGGATCCCCGCGTGATCCGCTTCCGCACCTTCTCGAAAGGCTACGGCATGGCGGGGCTGCGCGTGGGCTACGCCATCGGCGCGGCCTCGCTGGTGGCGGCCTTCGACAAGGTGCGCAACCACTTCGGCGTCGGTCGCATCGCGCAGGCCGGCGCGCTGGCCGCCCTGCTGGACGAGGCCTGGCTTGAACAGGTTCGCGTCGAGGTTGCCCTGTCGCGGGACGAGCTTTCGCGGATCGCCCGGACCTGCGGACTTCGTCCCCTGCCGTCGGCCACCAATTTCGTCACGATCGACTGCGGCCGCGACGGCGCCCATGCGCGCGAGGTGCTGAAAGCGCTGATCGCGCGCGACATCTTCGTTCGCATGCCGTTCGTTGCGCCGCACGACCGCTGCATCCGCGTCAGCTGCGGGCGCGCCGAGGAGATGGCCGCCTTCGAGGCGGCCCTGCCCGAGGCTCTGGCGGCGGTGCGCGCCTAG
- the pepN gene encoding aminopeptidase N: protein MTDMPIRLADYLPPGHLVETVSLTFRLAPGATRVLSEIRFTPNPARPGRHDLRLDGEKIRLIAAAVDGVPIATEPDATGLTLPQSSLPDGPFTFTAEVEIDPAANTALEGLYMSNGMYCTQCEAEGFRRITFYPDRPDVMAPFRVRIESDLPVLLSNGNEVANGPGWAEWHDPWPKPAYLFALVAGDLVAHSAGFTTMSGRDVALNIWVRPGDEARCGYAMDSLIRAMKWDEEVYGREYDLDIFNIVAVDDFNMGAMENKGLNIFNSKYVLALPETATDDDFARIEAIIAHEYFHNWTGNRITCRDWFQLCLKEGLTVFRDQQFSADMRSAAVKRIEDVLTLRARQFREDDGPLAHPVRPEEYIEINNFYTATVYEKGAEVIGMLKRLVGDEGYSRALDLYFRRHDGQAATIEDWLKVFEDATGRDLSQFKRWYSEAGTPRLKVAEHYEAGRYTLDFEQVNPPTPDQPVKRPKVIPIAVGLLNPNGDEVLPTTVLEMTEARQSFSFGGLASRPVPSILRGFSAPVVLERDTSPEERAFLLAHDTDPFNKWEAGRALAKDVLARMVTDGAQPGPDWLDALARVAVDETLDPAFRALALRLPGEDDMAQTLHASGHVPDPARIHAVRNRMAEALAERLEPELGGLIDRLAEPGPFTPEARAAGRRALRLAALGLLSRRDGGARAEAAFRSANNMTEEVGALACLLEIGRGQEELGLFETRWSRDRLVMDKWFSLQILHAAPAETAATVERLTRHAAFDWKNPNRFRAVIGALSANHAGFHHASGDSYRLLADWLIRLDPLNPQTAARMSTAFETLARYDADRQALMAAELDRILAAPGLSRDLAEMAARMRRG, encoded by the coding sequence ATGACCGACATGCCGATCCGCCTCGCCGACTACCTTCCTCCCGGCCACCTCGTCGAAACCGTCTCGCTGACCTTCCGCCTCGCGCCGGGTGCGACGCGGGTGCTGTCCGAGATCCGGTTCACGCCGAACCCGGCCCGCCCTGGGCGGCATGACCTGAGGCTGGATGGCGAGAAGATCCGGCTGATCGCGGCGGCGGTGGATGGCGTGCCGATCGCCACCGAACCCGACGCGACCGGGCTGACCCTGCCGCAGTCAAGCCTGCCCGACGGACCCTTCACCTTCACCGCCGAGGTCGAGATCGACCCCGCCGCCAACACCGCGCTGGAAGGGCTCTACATGTCGAACGGCATGTATTGCACCCAGTGCGAGGCCGAGGGGTTCCGCAGGATCACCTTCTACCCCGACCGCCCCGATGTGATGGCGCCCTTCCGCGTGCGGATCGAAAGCGACCTGCCGGTGCTTCTGTCGAACGGCAACGAGGTGGCGAACGGGCCCGGCTGGGCGGAATGGCACGATCCATGGCCGAAGCCCGCCTATCTCTTCGCGCTGGTGGCCGGCGATCTGGTCGCCCACAGCGCGGGCTTCACCACCATGTCGGGCCGCGACGTCGCGCTGAACATCTGGGTCCGCCCCGGCGACGAGGCGCGCTGCGGCTATGCGATGGACAGCCTGATCCGCGCGATGAAGTGGGACGAGGAGGTCTATGGCCGGGAATACGACCTCGACATCTTCAACATCGTGGCCGTGGACGATTTCAACATGGGCGCGATGGAGAACAAGGGCCTGAACATCTTCAACTCGAAGTATGTGCTGGCCCTTCCCGAGACCGCGACCGACGACGACTTCGCCCGGATCGAGGCGATCATCGCGCATGAGTACTTCCACAACTGGACCGGCAACCGGATCACCTGCCGCGACTGGTTCCAGCTCTGCCTGAAGGAAGGGCTGACGGTCTTCCGCGACCAACAGTTCAGCGCGGACATGCGCTCGGCCGCGGTGAAGCGGATCGAGGATGTGCTGACGCTGCGCGCGCGGCAGTTCCGCGAGGACGACGGGCCGCTCGCCCATCCCGTCCGCCCCGAGGAATACATCGAGATCAACAACTTCTACACCGCGACGGTCTACGAGAAGGGCGCCGAGGTGATCGGGATGCTGAAGCGTCTCGTGGGCGACGAGGGCTATTCCCGCGCGCTCGATCTCTATTTCCGGCGCCACGACGGGCAGGCGGCGACCATCGAGGACTGGCTCAAGGTCTTCGAGGATGCCACGGGGCGCGACCTCTCGCAGTTCAAGCGCTGGTATTCCGAGGCGGGGACGCCCCGACTGAAGGTCGCCGAACATTACGAGGCCGGCCGCTATACGCTCGACTTCGAGCAGGTGAACCCGCCGACGCCCGACCAGCCGGTGAAGCGTCCCAAGGTCATCCCGATCGCGGTCGGCCTGCTGAACCCCAACGGCGACGAGGTGCTGCCGACCACGGTGCTCGAGATGACCGAGGCGCGGCAGAGCTTCAGCTTCGGCGGTCTGGCCAGCCGGCCCGTTCCCTCGATCCTGCGCGGCTTCTCGGCGCCGGTGGTGCTGGAACGCGACACCTCGCCCGAGGAACGCGCCTTCCTGCTCGCCCACGACACGGACCCGTTCAACAAGTGGGAGGCGGGGCGTGCGCTCGCCAAGGACGTGCTGGCGCGGATGGTGACGGATGGGGCGCAGCCGGGGCCGGACTGGCTCGACGCGCTGGCCCGGGTGGCGGTGGACGAGACGCTGGACCCCGCCTTCCGGGCGCTGGCGCTGCGGCTGCCGGGCGAGGACGACATGGCGCAGACGCTCCATGCCTCGGGCCATGTTCCCGACCCCGCGCGCATCCATGCCGTGCGGAACCGGATGGCCGAGGCGCTGGCCGAGCGGCTGGAGCCGGAGCTTGGCGGGCTGATCGACCGTCTGGCCGAGCCCGGCCCCTTCACGCCGGAGGCGCGGGCCGCCGGTCGCCGGGCGCTGCGCCTTGCCGCGCTGGGCCTGCTGTCGCGGCGCGACGGCGGCGCGCGGGCCGAGGCCGCCTTCCGCTCGGCCAACAACATGACCGAGGAGGTCGGCGCGCTCGCCTGCCTGCTCGAGATCGGACGCGGGCAGGAGGAGCTGGGCCTTTTCGAGACGCGCTGGAGCCGCGACCGGCTGGTGATGGACAAGTGGTTCTCGCTGCAGATCCTGCATGCCGCGCCGGCCGAGACCGCGGCGACCGTCGAGCGGCTGACCCGGCATGCGGCCTTCGACTGGAAGAACCCCAACCGCTTCCGCGCGGTGATCGGCGCGCTTTCGGCCAACCACGCCGGCTTCCACCATGCCTCGGGCGACAGCTACCGGCTCTTGGCCGACTGGCTGATCCGGCTCGATCCGCTGAACCCGCAGACGGCCGCCCGCATGTCCACCGCCTTCGAGACGCTCGCCCGCTATGACGCCGACCGTCAGGCGCTGATGGCGGCCGAGCTTGACCGCATCCTTGCCGCGCCCGGTCTCAGCCGCGATCTGGCCGAGATGGCGGCGCGGATGCGGCGCGGCTGA
- the gatB gene encoding Asp-tRNA(Asn)/Glu-tRNA(Gln) amidotransferase subunit GatB, whose product MLDLTYESPKPKVIAGAKHDWELVIGMEIHAQVSSNAKLFSGASTTFGAEPNSNVSFVDCAMPGMLPVINEFCVAQAVRTGLGLKAQINLVSAFDRKNYFYPDLPQGYQISQLYHPIVGEGEVLVEMGPGVARLVRIERIHLEQDAGKSIHDMDPNLSFVDFNRTGVALMEIVSRPDIRGPEEAAAYVAKLRQILRYLGTCDGNMQNGNLRADVNVSVCRPGDYERYQATQDFSHLGTRCEIKNMNSMRFIQQAIDYEARRQIAILEDGGKVVQETRLYDPDKGETRSMRSKEEAHDYRYFPDPDLLPLEIEQAWVDDIAASMPELPDAKKARFMADYGVTDYDANVLTADLESAMFFESVAKGRDGKQAANWVINELFGRLNKQGLTIAETPVTAAQLGGVLDLIGSGEISGKMAKDLFEILWTEGGDPAEVAAARGMKQVTDTGAIETAVDEIIAANPAQVEKAKANPKLAGWFVGQVIKATGGKANPAAVNQIVAQKLGL is encoded by the coding sequence ATGCTCGACCTGACCTATGAATCGCCCAAGCCCAAGGTCATCGCGGGGGCGAAACACGACTGGGAACTGGTGATCGGCATGGAGATCCATGCTCAGGTCTCCTCGAACGCCAAGCTGTTCTCGGGCGCCTCGACGACCTTCGGCGCCGAGCCGAATTCCAATGTGTCCTTCGTGGATTGCGCGATGCCGGGGATGTTGCCGGTGATCAACGAATTCTGCGTCGCGCAGGCGGTTCGCACCGGGCTGGGGCTGAAGGCGCAGATCAATCTGGTCTCGGCGTTCGACCGCAAGAACTACTTCTATCCGGACCTGCCGCAGGGCTACCAGATCAGCCAGCTCTACCACCCCATCGTGGGCGAGGGCGAAGTGCTGGTCGAGATGGGCCCGGGCGTCGCGCGCCTCGTGCGGATCGAGCGAATCCACCTCGAGCAGGACGCGGGCAAGTCGATTCACGACATGGACCCGAATCTCTCCTTCGTGGACTTCAACCGCACGGGCGTCGCGCTGATGGAGATCGTCAGCCGCCCCGACATCCGCGGCCCCGAGGAAGCGGCGGCCTATGTGGCGAAGCTGCGCCAGATCCTGCGCTACCTCGGCACCTGCGACGGCAACATGCAGAACGGCAACCTGCGGGCGGACGTGAACGTCTCGGTCTGCCGGCCCGGCGACTACGAGCGCTATCAGGCGACGCAGGACTTCTCGCATCTGGGAACCCGCTGCGAGATCAAGAACATGAACTCGATGCGCTTCATCCAGCAGGCCATCGACTACGAGGCGCGGCGCCAGATCGCGATCCTCGAGGATGGCGGCAAGGTGGTGCAGGAAACGCGCCTCTACGATCCCGACAAGGGCGAGACGCGCTCGATGCGGTCGAAGGAGGAGGCGCACGACTACCGCTACTTCCCCGATCCGGACCTGCTGCCGCTGGAGATCGAGCAGGCGTGGGTGGACGATATCGCCGCCTCGATGCCCGAGTTGCCGGACGCCAAGAAGGCCCGCTTCATGGCGGACTACGGCGTGACCGACTACGATGCCAACGTGCTGACGGCCGACCTCGAATCGGCCATGTTCTTCGAATCGGTGGCGAAGGGGCGGGACGGCAAGCAGGCGGCGAACTGGGTCATCAACGAGCTGTTCGGCCGGCTGAACAAGCAGGGCCTGACCATCGCCGAGACACCCGTGACGGCCGCTCAGCTGGGGGGGGTTCTCGACCTCATCGGCTCGGGCGAGATCTCGGGCAAGATGGCCAAGGACCTGTTCGAGATCCTCTGGACCGAGGGCGGCGACCCCGCCGAGGTGGCGGCCGCGCGCGGCATGAAGCAGGTGACCGACACCGGCGCCATCGAGACCGCGGTGGACGAGATCATCGCGGCCAATCCCGCTCAGGTCGAGAAGGCCAAGGCGAACCCGAAGCTGGCAGGTTGGTTCGTGGGGCAGGTGATCAAGGCCACCGGCGGCAAGGCCAACCCGGCCGCCGTGAACCAGATCGTGGCGCAGAAGCTGGGGCTTTAA
- a CDS encoding transglycosylase SLT domain-containing protein, producing the protein MKFRTVLLGLMLALPISCGEAQPTPETLPVMRWDHRPEAEIWTQRTLLAVEQRDDYLTDIVPRDIATWCPGYPDATPDERRAFWSGILSALAKHESTWNPKASGGGGRWIGLTQIAPQTARAHGCAARSAGELKDGAMNLSCAVRIAAKQVGRDGMVAGNGRLGLGRDWAPFRSASKRADMAAWTRAQPYCQLKS; encoded by the coding sequence ATGAAGTTCCGCACCGTCCTGCTCGGCCTCATGCTCGCCCTGCCCATTTCCTGCGGCGAAGCCCAACCGACTCCCGAGACCCTGCCCGTCATGCGGTGGGATCACCGGCCGGAAGCCGAAATCTGGACCCAGCGGACCCTTCTGGCCGTGGAGCAGCGCGACGACTACCTGACCGATATCGTTCCGCGCGACATCGCGACCTGGTGCCCGGGCTATCCCGACGCCACCCCGGACGAGCGGCGCGCCTTCTGGAGCGGGATCCTGTCGGCGCTCGCCAAGCACGAGAGCACGTGGAACCCGAAGGCCTCGGGCGGCGGCGGGCGCTGGATCGGCCTGACCCAGATCGCACCGCAGACCGCGCGGGCGCATGGCTGCGCGGCGCGCAGCGCGGGCGAGCTGAAGGACGGCGCGATGAACCTGTCCTGTGCCGTCCGGATCGCCGCGAAACAGGTCGGCCGCGACGGCATGGTGGCCGGAAACGGGCGGCTGGGCCTCGGCCGCGACTGGGCGCCGTTCCGCAGCGCCTCGAAGCGGGCCGACATGGCCGCCTGGACGCGCGCCCAACCCTATTGCCAGCTGAAGAGTTGA
- a CDS encoding DUF4177 domain-containing protein has product MPRFEYKVVPAPRKGEKVKGARTPTDRFALSLTQLMNDLGRDGWEYLRAETLPCEERVGFTGKTTTFQNLLIFRRVESTEAGPERLPPDLPAFFRPERPPEPSELAASLSARRVEAEAGLRAPPVRAPEGQAPAIGPARGGLAAE; this is encoded by the coding sequence ATGCCCCGATTCGAATACAAGGTCGTTCCTGCCCCGCGGAAGGGCGAGAAGGTGAAGGGGGCAAGGACCCCCACCGACCGTTTCGCCCTGTCGCTTACCCAGTTGATGAATGATCTCGGCCGAGATGGCTGGGAATATCTGCGCGCCGAGACCCTGCCCTGCGAGGAGCGGGTGGGCTTCACCGGGAAGACCACCACCTTCCAGAACCTGCTGATCTTCCGCCGGGTCGAGTCCACGGAAGCCGGACCCGAGAGACTTCCCCCGGACCTCCCGGCCTTCTTCCGCCCCGAGCGGCCGCCCGAGCCTTCGGAACTGGCGGCGAGCCTTTCGGCCCGTCGGGTGGAGGCCGAGGCCGGCCTGCGTGCGCCGCCCGTGCGGGCGCCGGAGGGACAGGCACCGGCGATCGGTCCGGCACGGGGCGGCCTCGCGGCCGAGTGA
- a CDS encoding lysophospholipid acyltransferase family protein, with translation MSCESWKTMVSLMMQSRIDPLIEERAPWLFSGRPHHELARRMLTRVLGYNRTVALGERLKDHPTPDIMRMVGDLIARDVEVSGLENLPRNGPALVVCNHPTGIADGIMLHRALAPLRPDLFFYANRDILRVLPQMEDLICPVEWRPEKRSHQKTRETMDYTRRAIDAGRLGVIFPSGRLAKRTGLKLMERPWMASAAMIARKFDLEVVPVNIRARNSTLFYLFDLIHPTLRDITLFHEVLNKHRQPFRITMGRPIPPERLPARSEEGIEMLREATLALGGQHSPAVSIVQMTSLRGALRYARG, from the coding sequence ATGTCGTGCGAGAGCTGGAAGACCATGGTGTCGCTCATGATGCAGTCCCGAATCGATCCCCTCATCGAGGAACGCGCGCCGTGGCTGTTTTCCGGCCGCCCGCATCACGAGCTTGCACGGCGGATGCTGACCCGCGTGCTGGGCTACAACCGCACCGTGGCGCTGGGCGAGCGGCTGAAGGACCACCCCACGCCCGATATCATGCGCATGGTGGGCGACCTGATCGCCCGCGATGTCGAGGTGTCGGGGCTCGAGAACCTGCCGCGGAACGGTCCGGCGCTGGTGGTCTGCAACCACCCCACCGGCATCGCCGACGGGATCATGCTGCACCGGGCGCTGGCGCCCCTGCGGCCCGACCTCTTCTTCTACGCCAACCGCGACATCCTGCGCGTGCTGCCGCAGATGGAGGACCTGATCTGCCCGGTCGAGTGGCGGCCCGAGAAGCGCAGCCACCAGAAGACGCGCGAGACGATGGACTATACCCGCCGCGCCATCGACGCAGGCCGGCTCGGCGTGATCTTCCCCTCGGGACGGCTGGCGAAGCGGACGGGGCTGAAGCTGATGGAGCGGCCGTGGATGGCCTCGGCCGCGATGATCGCGCGCAAGTTCGACCTCGAGGTGGTGCCGGTGAACATCCGGGCGCGCAACTCGACGCTGTTCTACCTGTTCGACCTGATCCACCCCACCTTGCGCGACATCACCCTGTTCCACGAGGTGCTGAACAAGCACCGCCAGCCGTTCCGCATCACCATGGGCCGGCCGATCCCGCCCGAGCGCCTGCCGGCCAGATCCGAGGAGGGGATCGAGATGCTGCGCGAGGCGACGCTGGCACTGGGCGGCCAGCATTCGCCGGCGGTGAGCATCGTGCAGATGACGAGCCTGCGTGGCGCGCTGCGCTACGCCCGCGGCTAG